The Temnothorax longispinosus isolate EJ_2023e chromosome 4, Tlon_JGU_v1, whole genome shotgun sequence genome has a window encoding:
- the LOC139811173 gene encoding uncharacterized protein isoform X1 gives MIHTGYVSQRLSVEVKNCKRMRTEDAIFAGLLVATMGLVILQRKKSQRWLNRQWWVRPINCMRPNQGDFCHLLQEMKDDPQMFFRYTRMTVPIFNKLLEIMRPSLIKRSHRALVPEERLAITLRYLATGDQILSIALAYRIGESTAYSIIKETCNVFIKILAPDYLRPPMQEEWINICHGFWRDWNFPNCVGAVDGKHIHIQAPPNSGSLYYNYKKTFSIVLMAACDQNYKFTLVDVGAYGSNNDAGVFSRSEFGKALHNQGLDLPQGVAKLPGSETETPCFFVGDDAFQLTRNMMKPYAGRNLSQIQKIFNYRLSRARRTIENAFGILASRWRVFRKPICMNPVTVDKIVMACVCLHNFLKTENDALPVRHRLYCPPNFVDSESENGDVVPGEWRNEDGEGFQGLAPSSAHRATREAYNQRDSLANFLLTPEGEVPWQYVYIRRGFNCDDTPDN, from the exons ATGATACATACAGGTTATGTTTCACAAag GTTATCTGTGGAAGTAAAGAACTGCAAGAGGATGAGAACAGAGGATGCAATATTTGCAGGACTATTGGTTGCGACCATGGGTTTGGTTATATTACAAAGGAAGAAATCACAAAGGTGGTTGAATCGTCAATGGTGGGTCCGACCAATTAATTGTATGCGCCCTAATCAAGGCGATTTTTGTCATCTACTTCAAGAAATGAAAGATGATCCACAAATGTTCTTCCGATATACAAGGATGACAGTtccaattttcaataaattattagaaataatgagACCATCCTTAATTAAAAGAAGTCACCGAGCTTTGGTTCCGGAGGAACGTCTCGCTATAACACTTAG ATATCTTGCAACGGGAGATCAGATACTATCAATTGCATTGGCTTATCGTATTGGAGAGTCAACAGCATATAGCATCATAAAAGAAACGTGTAACgtcttcataaaaatattagcacCTGATTATCTTCGACCTCCAATGCAAGAAGAATGGATCAATATCTGTCATGGCTTTTGGAGAGATTGGAACTTTCCAAATTGTGTAGGAGCTGTAGATGGGAAACACATCCATATACAAGCACCACCAAACTCGGGGAGcttatactataattataaaaagactTTTAGTATCGTATTGATGGCTGCGTGTGAccagaattataaatttacctTGGTGGACGTTGGTGCCTATGGTAGTAATAACGACGCAGGAGTGTTTTCTCGATCGGAATTTGGAAAAGCTCTACATAATCAAGGACTTGACTTACCGCAAGGTGTTGCAAAATTACCTGGAAGCGAGACAGAAACACCCTGCTTTTTTGTCGGAGACGACGCTTTTCAATTAACAAGGAATATGATGAAGCCCTATGCTGGTCGGAATTTAAGTCaaattcagaaaatttttaattaccgaTTGTCCCGAGCCAGAAGGACAATTGAAAATGCGTTTGGAATCCTTGCTTCACGATGGCGAGTCTTCAGGAAACCGATTTGCATGAACCCTGTAACTGTTGATAAGATTGTCATGGCATGTGTTTGCCttcataatttcttaaaaacagAAAACGATGCATTGCCAGTACGACATCGCTTATATTGTCCACCTAACTTTGTGGACTCGGAATCTGAAAACGGCGACGTTGTGCCTGGAGAATGGCGAAATGAAGACGGTGAAGGTTTTCAAGGTCTTGCACCATCAAGTGCCCATCGCGCTACAAGAGAAGCATATAATCAAAGGGATTCATTAGCCAATTTCTTGTTGACTCCTGAAGGTGAAGTTCCGTGGCAGTATGTATATATCCGCAGAGGTTTCAATTGTGATGATACTCCGGACAATTAA
- the LOC139811173 gene encoding uncharacterized protein isoform X2 produces MRTEDAIFAGLLVATMGLVILQRKKSQRWLNRQWWVRPINCMRPNQGDFCHLLQEMKDDPQMFFRYTRMTVPIFNKLLEIMRPSLIKRSHRALVPEERLAITLRYLATGDQILSIALAYRIGESTAYSIIKETCNVFIKILAPDYLRPPMQEEWINICHGFWRDWNFPNCVGAVDGKHIHIQAPPNSGSLYYNYKKTFSIVLMAACDQNYKFTLVDVGAYGSNNDAGVFSRSEFGKALHNQGLDLPQGVAKLPGSETETPCFFVGDDAFQLTRNMMKPYAGRNLSQIQKIFNYRLSRARRTIENAFGILASRWRVFRKPICMNPVTVDKIVMACVCLHNFLKTENDALPVRHRLYCPPNFVDSESENGDVVPGEWRNEDGEGFQGLAPSSAHRATREAYNQRDSLANFLLTPEGEVPWQYVYIRRGFNCDDTPDN; encoded by the exons ATGAGAACAGAGGATGCAATATTTGCAGGACTATTGGTTGCGACCATGGGTTTGGTTATATTACAAAGGAAGAAATCACAAAGGTGGTTGAATCGTCAATGGTGGGTCCGACCAATTAATTGTATGCGCCCTAATCAAGGCGATTTTTGTCATCTACTTCAAGAAATGAAAGATGATCCACAAATGTTCTTCCGATATACAAGGATGACAGTtccaattttcaataaattattagaaataatgagACCATCCTTAATTAAAAGAAGTCACCGAGCTTTGGTTCCGGAGGAACGTCTCGCTATAACACTTAG ATATCTTGCAACGGGAGATCAGATACTATCAATTGCATTGGCTTATCGTATTGGAGAGTCAACAGCATATAGCATCATAAAAGAAACGTGTAACgtcttcataaaaatattagcacCTGATTATCTTCGACCTCCAATGCAAGAAGAATGGATCAATATCTGTCATGGCTTTTGGAGAGATTGGAACTTTCCAAATTGTGTAGGAGCTGTAGATGGGAAACACATCCATATACAAGCACCACCAAACTCGGGGAGcttatactataattataaaaagactTTTAGTATCGTATTGATGGCTGCGTGTGAccagaattataaatttacctTGGTGGACGTTGGTGCCTATGGTAGTAATAACGACGCAGGAGTGTTTTCTCGATCGGAATTTGGAAAAGCTCTACATAATCAAGGACTTGACTTACCGCAAGGTGTTGCAAAATTACCTGGAAGCGAGACAGAAACACCCTGCTTTTTTGTCGGAGACGACGCTTTTCAATTAACAAGGAATATGATGAAGCCCTATGCTGGTCGGAATTTAAGTCaaattcagaaaatttttaattaccgaTTGTCCCGAGCCAGAAGGACAATTGAAAATGCGTTTGGAATCCTTGCTTCACGATGGCGAGTCTTCAGGAAACCGATTTGCATGAACCCTGTAACTGTTGATAAGATTGTCATGGCATGTGTTTGCCttcataatttcttaaaaacagAAAACGATGCATTGCCAGTACGACATCGCTTATATTGTCCACCTAACTTTGTGGACTCGGAATCTGAAAACGGCGACGTTGTGCCTGGAGAATGGCGAAATGAAGACGGTGAAGGTTTTCAAGGTCTTGCACCATCAAGTGCCCATCGCGCTACAAGAGAAGCATATAATCAAAGGGATTCATTAGCCAATTTCTTGTTGACTCCTGAAGGTGAAGTTCCGTGGCAGTATGTATATATCCGCAGAGGTTTCAATTGTGATGATACTCCGGACAATTAA